The Thermonema lapsum genome window below encodes:
- the gap gene encoding type I glyceraldehyde-3-phosphate dehydrogenase translates to MSNKLKVAINGFGRIGRLSFRAMLQKEHIAVVAINDLTDSATLAHLLKYDSVHGQFPGTVEAHAEGIVVNGTLIKVYAEKDPAKLPWGELGIDVVLESTGRFLDYESAYAHIAAGAKRVILSAPTKSPDKVPTVVLGVNDNLLTGDELIVSNASCTTNCLAPMAKVLDEVFGIESGYMTTVHAYTADQNLQDAPHKDLRRARAAAYSIVPTSTGAAKAVGLVLPHLKGKLDGIAMRVPIPDGSVTDLTVVLKKDANKESINKAMKDAAEGALKGILAYTEDPIVSIDIVGNPHSCIFDAELTSVNGRLAKVVGWYDNEFGYSNRIADLIEKVGLLMRNKVSA, encoded by the coding sequence ATGTCAAATAAACTAAAAGTAGCCATCAACGGCTTTGGGCGCATCGGGCGTCTGTCGTTCCGTGCCATGCTGCAAAAAGAGCACATAGCGGTTGTAGCCATCAATGACCTTACGGATAGCGCCACCCTAGCGCACCTGCTGAAATATGATTCTGTGCACGGGCAGTTCCCCGGTACAGTAGAAGCCCACGCCGAAGGTATCGTTGTCAACGGCACCCTTATTAAAGTGTATGCCGAAAAAGACCCTGCCAAGTTACCTTGGGGCGAGCTGGGTATCGACGTAGTGCTGGAATCTACTGGTCGCTTTCTGGACTACGAAAGTGCGTATGCTCACATCGCTGCCGGAGCCAAGCGCGTCATTCTTTCAGCACCTACCAAGTCGCCCGACAAAGTGCCTACCGTAGTATTGGGCGTAAACGACAACCTACTTACTGGCGACGAACTGATTGTATCGAACGCTTCTTGCACTACCAACTGCTTGGCACCCATGGCTAAAGTGCTTGATGAAGTGTTTGGCATCGAAAGTGGTTACATGACCACTGTGCATGCTTATACTGCCGACCAGAACCTGCAAGATGCACCGCACAAAGACCTGCGCCGTGCACGTGCTGCTGCTTACTCTATTGTGCCTACCAGCACCGGCGCTGCTAAAGCCGTAGGCTTGGTATTGCCTCACCTGAAAGGCAAGCTGGATGGCATTGCCATGCGGGTACCCATTCCTGATGGCTCGGTAACCGACCTGACTGTAGTATTGAAAAAAGATGCCAACAAAGAAAGCATCAATAAAGCAATGAAAGATGCAGCCGAAGGTGCACTGAAAGGCATCTTGGCATATACCGAAGACCCTATCGTTTCCATAGACATTGTAGGCAACCCGCACTCTTGCATCTTCGATGCCGAACTGACCAGCGTAAACGGTCGCCTGGCGAAAGTGGTAGGTTGGTACGACAACGAATTTGGCTACTCCAACCGTATCGCTGACCTCATCGAAAAAGTGGGACTGTTGATGCGCAATAAAGTCAGTGCCTAA